One region of Halomonas huangheensis genomic DNA includes:
- a CDS encoding acetyl-CoA sensor PanZ family protein, whose protein sequence is MPVTLYRIDQDIWDADEQVRIDLARIYSDAPEERIQMPPGAYILTHLSQGFFWAAQFNDRLLGAVAVSPDEQGWRLLDLCVRKTARRRGIGSRLLALVSAEASQFGLVLRVPASQLELADQMLLQRLGYCLTRDGDYFQLDLSGDSGQ, encoded by the coding sequence ATGCCGGTGACCCTCTATCGCATTGATCAGGATATCTGGGATGCCGATGAGCAGGTGCGCATCGATCTGGCCCGCATCTATAGTGATGCCCCCGAGGAGCGCATTCAGATGCCTCCTGGAGCCTATATCCTGACTCATCTCAGTCAAGGTTTCTTCTGGGCGGCGCAATTCAACGACCGATTGCTCGGGGCTGTGGCAGTATCACCTGATGAGCAAGGCTGGCGCTTGCTTGACTTGTGTGTGCGCAAGACTGCACGGCGGCGCGGGATCGGTTCGCGGTTGTTGGCGCTGGTTAGTGCTGAAGCCAGCCAGTTTGGCCTGGTGCTCAGGGTACCGGCATCACAACTGGAACTCGCGGACCAGATGCTGCTGCAGCGGTTGGGATATTGCCTGACCCGTGATGGCGACTACTTTCAACTCGACCTGTCAGGAGACAGCGGTCAATGA
- the hisB gene encoding imidazoleglycerol-phosphate dehydratase HisB translates to MSERIATVSRDTSETQITVTLNLDGQGHLNGETGVPFFDHMLDQVARHGMIDLDLKVNGDLHIDDHHTVEDLGITLGQAFDKAIGDKRGIVRYGHAYVPLDEALSRVVLDFSGRPGLSMNVEFTRATIGRFDTQLFWEFFQGFVNHARVTLHIDNLKGFNAHHQAETIFKAFGRALRMAAAEDPRMAGKMPSTKGSL, encoded by the coding sequence ATGTCCGAGCGTATTGCCACGGTCAGCCGTGACACCAGCGAGACCCAGATCACTGTGACCCTGAATCTCGACGGTCAGGGTCACCTCAACGGTGAAACTGGCGTCCCTTTCTTCGATCATATGCTCGATCAGGTCGCTCGCCACGGTATGATCGACCTTGATCTCAAGGTCAATGGCGACCTACACATCGACGATCACCACACCGTCGAGGACCTGGGCATCACCCTCGGTCAGGCCTTCGACAAGGCCATCGGCGACAAGCGCGGCATCGTGCGTTACGGTCATGCCTATGTGCCGCTCGACGAGGCGCTGTCACGTGTGGTGCTCGATTTTTCAGGACGCCCGGGGCTATCGATGAACGTCGAGTTCACTCGTGCCACCATTGGTCGTTTTGACACTCAATTGTTCTGGGAATTCTTCCAGGGGTTCGTCAATCACGCTCGCGTGACACTACACATCGACAACCTCAAGGGGTTCAATGCCCACCATCAGGCCGAAACCATCTTCAAGGCGTTTGGTCGCGCCCTGCGTATGGCTGCCGCTGAAGACCCCCGCATGGCCGGCAAGATGCCCTCTACCAAGGGTAGCCTCTAG
- the hisH gene encoding imidazole glycerol phosphate synthase subunit HisH has product MTIAVIDYGMGNLHSVAKALEHVTHENVMITRDARSIQGATRLVLPGQGAMRDCMGELERTELTGLVLELLKEQSKPLLGICVGQQMLMDRSDENGGIDCLGFLAGQVKRFPADMLDGDARLKVPHMGWNLVRQPQSHPLWDGIDQDEHFYFVHSYYVAAEHQANVFGTTDYGSITAHVATGSDATFAVQFHPEKSSRAGLRLLENFVHWTP; this is encoded by the coding sequence ATGACCATCGCCGTCATCGACTACGGGATGGGCAATCTGCATTCCGTCGCCAAGGCCCTTGAGCACGTGACTCATGAGAACGTCATGATCACGCGAGACGCCCGCTCGATCCAGGGAGCCACACGCCTGGTCCTGCCCGGCCAGGGTGCCATGCGCGATTGCATGGGAGAATTGGAGCGCACCGAGCTGACCGGTCTGGTACTCGAGCTGCTCAAGGAACAGTCCAAACCGCTGCTGGGCATCTGCGTCGGTCAACAGATGCTGATGGATCGCAGCGATGAAAATGGAGGCATTGACTGCCTCGGCTTTCTCGCTGGCCAGGTCAAGCGCTTCCCTGCCGACATGCTCGATGGCGATGCTCGCCTGAAGGTGCCGCATATGGGTTGGAACCTTGTGCGTCAGCCGCAATCACACCCCTTATGGGATGGAATTGACCAGGATGAGCACTTCTATTTCGTGCACAGCTACTATGTGGCCGCCGAGCACCAGGCCAATGTTTTCGGCACGACCGACTACGGCAGTATCACGGCTCATGTAGCCACCGGCAGTGACGCCACCTTTGCCGTGCAGTTCCATCCGGAAAAGAGCTCACGCGCGGGCTTGCGTCTGCTCGAGAATTTCGTGCACTGGACACCCTGA
- the hisA gene encoding 1-(5-phosphoribosyl)-5-[(5-phosphoribosylamino)methylideneamino]imidazole-4-carboxamide isomerase: MLVIPAIDLKDGKCVRLKQGRMEDATTYGDDPVAMAARWVEAGARRLHLVDLNGAFEGRPVNGEAVTAIARQYPDLPIQIGGGIRNAETIEHYLAAGVSHVIIGTKAVKEPQFVTEMCRAFPGHVIVGLDAHSGRVATDGWAEVSEVLAVDLARRFADDGVSSIVYTDIARDGMMNGVNVEATAELAREGGLPVIASGGVTNLDDLRALIAAGEPGILGAITGRAIYEGSLDVAEGQRLCDELTQQS, translated from the coding sequence ATGCTGGTAATCCCCGCCATCGATCTCAAGGACGGCAAGTGCGTCCGTCTCAAGCAAGGCCGCATGGAAGACGCCACCACCTACGGTGATGACCCCGTTGCCATGGCGGCACGCTGGGTTGAGGCCGGTGCACGCCGCCTGCATCTGGTTGACCTCAACGGCGCTTTCGAAGGCCGCCCGGTCAACGGAGAGGCGGTCACCGCCATCGCCCGCCAATATCCAGACCTGCCGATCCAGATTGGCGGCGGCATTCGCAACGCCGAAACCATCGAACACTACCTCGCAGCAGGGGTTTCACACGTCATCATCGGCACCAAGGCGGTCAAGGAACCCCAGTTCGTCACCGAGATGTGCCGTGCATTTCCCGGTCATGTGATCGTCGGCCTCGATGCCCACTCCGGTCGCGTGGCCACCGATGGCTGGGCTGAGGTCTCCGAGGTACTGGCCGTGGATCTGGCCAGGCGCTTTGCCGATGACGGCGTTTCCAGCATCGTCTACACCGATATCGCCCGCGACGGCATGATGAACGGCGTCAATGTCGAAGCCACTGCTGAACTGGCTCGCGAGGGAGGGTTACCGGTCATTGCCTCCGGCGGTGTGACCAACCTCGACGATTTGCGGGCATTGATCGCCGCTGGCGAACCCGGCATTCTCGGCGCCATCACTGGTCGCGCCATCTATGAAGGCAGTCTGGACGTGGCCGAGGGCCAGCGTCTGTGTGACGAGCTGACCCAGCAGTCGTAA
- the hisF gene encoding imidazole glycerol phosphate synthase subunit HisF, translating to MALSKRIIPCLDVDAGRVVKGVNFVGIRDAGDPVEIAQRYNQQGADEITFLDITASHEGRDTTVEMVERIAGEVFIPLTVGGGIRTCDDIRTMLNAGADKVSINTAAVTNPEFVREAAERFGSQCIVVAIDAKRVSADDEAPRWEIFTHGGRRPTGLDAVEWARKMVDYGAGELLLTSMDRDGTKAGFDLGVTRAISDAVSVPVIASGGVGNLDHLVEGVTEGHADAVLAASIFHFAEYTIPEAKRYMAERGIEMRL from the coding sequence ATGGCACTTTCCAAGCGCATCATCCCCTGTCTCGATGTCGACGCCGGTCGTGTCGTCAAGGGTGTCAACTTTGTCGGCATCCGCGACGCCGGTGATCCGGTCGAGATCGCCCAGCGCTACAACCAGCAGGGCGCCGACGAGATCACCTTTCTCGATATCACCGCCAGTCACGAGGGCCGCGATACCACGGTAGAGATGGTCGAGCGTATTGCCGGTGAAGTCTTTATCCCACTAACCGTGGGTGGCGGTATCCGTACCTGTGACGATATTCGCACCATGCTCAATGCCGGTGCTGACAAGGTATCGATCAATACTGCAGCGGTGACCAACCCGGAGTTCGTGCGCGAAGCCGCCGAGCGCTTCGGCAGTCAGTGCATCGTGGTAGCCATTGATGCCAAGCGAGTCAGTGCTGACGATGAGGCGCCACGCTGGGAAATATTCACCCATGGCGGACGCCGCCCCACAGGGCTGGATGCCGTAGAGTGGGCGCGCAAGATGGTTGACTATGGTGCCGGCGAATTGCTGCTGACCAGCATGGACCGTGACGGCACCAAGGCCGGATTCGACCTCGGCGTGACTCGAGCCATCAGTGATGCGGTCAGCGTGCCAGTCATCGCATCAGGCGGTGTCGGCAACCTCGATCACCTGGTGGAAGGGGTGACCGAAGGCCACGCCGATGCGGTCCTTGCCGCCAGTATCTTCCACTTCGCCGAGTACACGATTCCCGAGGCCAAACGATATATGGCAGAACGCGGAATCGAAATGCGCCTGTGA
- a CDS encoding YjaG family protein, translated as MTKRGFHERLQALSLSRQQAFMAALTERMLPNYALYNDTTGQGDPGGIRAILDLVWEQLLVKGAKIDFERQVEKLAEMEPPAEDDSFGARRATDAVVAISAILDTLRGEAPDAVLEVSRVSRAAVRAFIELTEGEEDGETLARMVKQHPLMEDENDFQDAVLEGVEGDFQREDIKALRKLGRNGGISNLGLTLD; from the coding sequence ATGACCAAGCGTGGATTTCACGAACGCCTGCAAGCGTTGTCACTGTCCCGCCAGCAGGCCTTCATGGCGGCGCTGACGGAACGCATGCTGCCCAACTACGCACTGTACAACGATACCACCGGCCAGGGTGACCCTGGCGGAATACGCGCCATTCTCGACCTGGTGTGGGAGCAGTTGCTGGTCAAGGGGGCGAAGATCGATTTCGAGCGTCAGGTGGAGAAGCTTGCCGAGATGGAGCCTCCGGCGGAAGACGATAGCTTTGGCGCACGCCGTGCGACAGATGCAGTGGTGGCAATATCAGCGATCCTCGATACCTTGCGTGGCGAGGCTCCGGACGCGGTGCTTGAGGTCAGCCGGGTATCAAGAGCCGCGGTGCGTGCCTTCATCGAGCTTACCGAGGGTGAAGAAGATGGCGAGACACTGGCAAGAATGGTCAAGCAACATCCGCTGATGGAGGACGAGAATGACTTCCAGGATGCGGTGCTGGAAGGCGTCGAAGGCGACTTCCAGCGTGAGGACATCAAGGCATTGCGCAAATTGGGGCGCAACGGGGGCATCAGCAATCTTGGGTTAACTCTGGATTGA
- a CDS encoding MGMT family protein: protein MNSLVREQILTIIAAIPQGRVTSYGRIARMTDGASARMVARALRELPDGHELPWFRVVTASRKLADHGGADEQRRLLMDEGVVFDQRGRIAAERFWP from the coding sequence ATGAATTCTCTTGTCCGAGAACAGATCCTGACCATCATCGCGGCGATACCGCAGGGACGGGTCACCAGCTATGGCCGTATCGCCCGGATGACCGATGGTGCGAGTGCCAGAATGGTGGCCAGAGCCCTGCGCGAGCTGCCGGATGGCCATGAGTTACCCTGGTTTCGCGTCGTTACCGCGTCGCGAAAACTCGCCGACCACGGTGGTGCCGATGAACAGCGCCGGCTGCTGATGGATGAGGGCGTTGTCTTCGATCAGCGCGGACGCATCGCCGCAGAACGTTTCTGGCCCTGA
- a CDS encoding type 1 glutamine amidotransferase: MTREAHMHIHMLQHQPHQGPARIADWLTSMGHSYTIFHLHQRELVPRISDCDALIVLDDHEDNEQQSWSRAERKLIDQALDGQKPLLGIGTGALRIAELLGAPVGHGTNAEVGWQHINLASDSSFDLPDDFTALLWHRQVFGLPDDALPLGGSETSPVLGFAWDAGRVVGLACQLHHHRQSLAAQVESVPAPAGYDDSPWVQSSEAILAEAHHVDELAPLLDRVLSQWLRTAAAT; the protein is encoded by the coding sequence ATGACACGCGAGGCCCATATGCATATTCACATGCTTCAGCATCAACCTCATCAGGGCCCTGCACGCATCGCCGACTGGCTGACCAGCATGGGTCACAGCTACACCATCTTCCACCTTCACCAGAGAGAGCTGGTACCACGCATCAGTGACTGTGATGCTCTGATCGTACTCGATGATCACGAGGACAACGAACAGCAGTCCTGGTCGCGTGCCGAGCGCAAGCTGATCGACCAGGCACTGGACGGTCAGAAACCACTGCTGGGCATCGGCACAGGGGCATTACGCATTGCCGAGCTGCTCGGCGCTCCTGTCGGCCATGGCACCAATGCCGAAGTCGGCTGGCAGCATATCAACCTCGCCAGCGATAGTTCCTTTGACCTTCCCGACGACTTTACTGCGCTGCTGTGGCATCGGCAGGTCTTCGGGCTTCCCGATGATGCCCTGCCACTGGGTGGCAGTGAAACCAGTCCGGTGCTGGGCTTTGCCTGGGACGCGGGGCGAGTGGTCGGTCTGGCCTGCCAACTACACCATCATCGCCAGAGCCTCGCCGCGCAGGTGGAATCAGTACCGGCACCAGCAGGATATGACGACAGTCCGTGGGTGCAGTCCTCCGAAGCCATTCTCGCCGAGGCCCATCACGTCGACGAACTCGCACCGTTGCTCGATCGTGTGCTCAGTCAGTGGCTACGCACCGCAGCTGCGACCTGA
- the mnmH gene encoding tRNA 2-selenouridine(34) synthase MnmH yields the protein MSLPLVPADLALLREGHPLIDVRAPVEFAQGGLPGAINLPLMENEERRRVGIAYKEHGQASAIRLGESLVSGEIKAARVAAWREQLEKTPDAIIYCFRGGLRSQIAQQWLLDSGIERPRIQGGWKAMRQGLLAHIDAAAAQPLLVVGGLTGCAKTSLVQTLDGGLDLEGCARHKGSAFGRHPLVAPAQIDFEHDMGQRLLSLSGPLVVEDESRQIGSSNIPLTFWRAMERAPRIRVEMPLDWRLQQIHKDYIDDLWTIYRQQFGDWLGWTLMRKQLSSALGRLRKRLGSERLARLNRLQQLAFREHERGNRQAHEAWLAPLLTEYYDPMYRYQLEKHAEQHFLHVGDWDSCLVAARQWSDEHCQPEVRGQVAAAVRSH from the coding sequence ATGAGTCTACCGCTGGTTCCTGCGGATCTCGCGCTGTTGCGGGAAGGGCACCCACTGATCGATGTCCGGGCTCCGGTTGAGTTCGCACAGGGTGGTCTACCGGGTGCCATCAACCTTCCTTTGATGGAGAACGAGGAGCGGCGTCGAGTCGGTATCGCTTACAAGGAGCATGGCCAGGCGTCAGCGATCCGCCTCGGTGAGTCGCTGGTCAGCGGAGAGATCAAGGCTGCGCGGGTTGCTGCCTGGCGCGAGCAGTTGGAGAAGACTCCAGATGCCATCATCTATTGCTTCCGGGGTGGGCTGCGCTCGCAGATCGCTCAACAGTGGCTGCTGGATAGCGGTATCGAACGACCACGCATCCAGGGGGGCTGGAAGGCCATGCGCCAGGGGCTGCTGGCGCATATCGATGCAGCCGCCGCTCAGCCGTTGTTGGTGGTGGGCGGTTTGACCGGATGTGCCAAGACATCGTTGGTTCAGACCCTGGACGGCGGCCTGGATCTGGAAGGCTGTGCTCGACACAAGGGCTCGGCCTTCGGTCGTCATCCACTGGTCGCGCCGGCACAGATCGATTTCGAGCATGACATGGGGCAGCGTCTGTTGTCGCTATCTGGGCCGCTGGTGGTCGAGGATGAGTCGCGCCAGATCGGCAGCTCCAACATTCCCCTGACATTCTGGCGGGCCATGGAACGCGCGCCTCGAATTCGGGTCGAGATGCCGCTGGATTGGCGACTGCAGCAGATTCACAAGGATTATATCGACGACCTGTGGACCATCTACCGCCAGCAGTTTGGTGACTGGCTGGGCTGGACCCTGATGCGCAAGCAGCTTTCCAGTGCATTGGGAAGGCTCCGGAAACGTCTGGGCAGTGAGCGGCTGGCGCGCCTGAATCGCCTGCAGCAGCTTGCCTTCCGTGAGCATGAGCGCGGCAACCGCCAGGCCCATGAAGCCTGGCTGGCGCCACTACTCACCGAATACTATGACCCCATGTATCGTTACCAGCTCGAGAAACATGCAGAGCAGCATTTTCTGCATGTCGGAGACTGGGACAGCTGCCTGGTGGCTGCTCGCCAATGGAGTGATGAGCATTGCCAGCCTGAAGTTCGGGGTCAGGTCGCAGCTGCGGTGCGTAGCCACTGA
- the selD gene encoding selenide, water dikinase SelD, which translates to MSAIRLTQYSHGAGCGCKIAPDVLDSILAKAGPGASHSSLIVGNQGREDAAVFDLGDGRGMISTTDFFMPIVDDPFDFGRIAATNAISDVYAMGGDPVMALAILGWPLDKLGPEVAGDVVAGAQAVCRELGLALAGGHSIDAPEPIFGLSVNGLVELKHLKLNKGAMPGDLLYLTKPLGVGLLTTAEKQGLLEAGHQGLARETMLISNRIGAAMARVEGVHAMTDVTGFGLAGHLSEVCAASGVAARVDFRRLPRLAEAEAYRRQGAVPGGTRRNRQALGASLPPMDDAHWQWLCDPQTSGGLLLSVHPSWQDDVERIGREHGIALAPFGEVVKADGKALIEVHG; encoded by the coding sequence ATGAGCGCGATCCGCCTGACGCAATACAGCCATGGTGCCGGTTGTGGTTGCAAGATTGCTCCCGATGTTCTCGACAGCATTCTCGCCAAGGCCGGTCCTGGGGCGAGCCATTCCAGCTTGATTGTCGGTAATCAGGGCCGTGAGGACGCTGCGGTATTCGATCTGGGCGATGGCCGCGGCATGATTTCGACCACCGACTTCTTCATGCCGATTGTCGATGATCCCTTCGATTTCGGACGTATCGCGGCAACCAACGCTATCAGTGATGTCTACGCCATGGGCGGCGATCCGGTGATGGCATTGGCTATCCTCGGTTGGCCGCTGGACAAGCTTGGGCCCGAGGTGGCCGGTGACGTAGTGGCAGGTGCTCAGGCGGTGTGTCGTGAGCTGGGGCTGGCGTTGGCTGGTGGGCACTCGATTGATGCGCCGGAGCCGATCTTTGGCCTGTCGGTCAACGGACTGGTGGAACTCAAGCATCTCAAACTCAACAAGGGCGCCATGCCCGGCGATCTGCTCTATCTGACCAAGCCGTTGGGGGTTGGCCTGCTGACGACCGCAGAAAAGCAGGGATTGCTGGAAGCCGGCCATCAAGGTCTGGCGCGCGAGACCATGCTGATTTCCAACCGTATTGGCGCTGCGATGGCTAGAGTCGAAGGGGTGCACGCCATGACTGATGTCACCGGCTTCGGTCTTGCCGGGCATCTGAGTGAGGTCTGTGCGGCCAGTGGCGTAGCGGCTCGGGTCGATTTCCGTCGCCTACCGCGCCTTGCCGAAGCCGAGGCTTATCGTCGTCAGGGTGCGGTGCCGGGGGGCACGCGGCGTAATCGCCAGGCGCTGGGCGCTAGCCTGCCGCCGATGGACGATGCCCACTGGCAGTGGCTGTGTGACCCACAGACTTCCGGTGGTCTGCTGCTCTCGGTACACCCTTCCTGGCAGGATGATGTCGAGCGTATCGGCCGCGAGCATGGCATAGCGCTGGCCCCCTTCGGCGAAGTGGTCAAGGCCGACGGCAAGGCGCTCATCGAGGTGCATGGATGA
- the radA gene encoding DNA repair protein RadA: MAKARNAFVCTECGAEYRKWQGQCTSCQEWNTLSEVRLSAASHGSGAATTRAGYSGSLSREVVDLANVDLSEVPRLSSTFAEFDRVLGGGLVPGSAVLLGGNPGAGKSTLLLQTACKLAQQRRVLYVTGEESLSQVAMRAHRLQLPTQGLKMLAETSVETILAVAERERPEILVIDSIQTMHLEDISSAPGGVAQVRESAAALTRFAKQSNTVLLLVGHVTKDGTLAGPKVLEHMIDASLLLEGGADSRFRTLRGQKNRFGAVNELGVFAMLEHGMKEVKNPSAIFLSRQQEQAPGSLVMVVWEGTRPILVEVQALLDESALGNPRRIAVGLDTNRLSMLLAVLHRHGGLFTGDQDVFLNVVGGVKVLETSADLAVLLAVVSSLQGRPLARELVVFGEVGLSGEIRPVPSGQERIIEAAKHGFTRAIVPRGNVPKTTPAGMDVVAVDKLADALDAL; this comes from the coding sequence ATGGCCAAGGCCAGGAACGCCTTCGTCTGTACCGAGTGTGGTGCGGAATATCGTAAGTGGCAGGGCCAGTGCACCAGCTGCCAGGAGTGGAACACTCTGAGCGAGGTACGGTTGTCGGCAGCCTCACATGGATCTGGAGCCGCCACTACACGGGCAGGTTATAGCGGCAGTCTGTCACGCGAGGTAGTTGATCTCGCCAATGTCGACCTTTCCGAGGTGCCGCGCCTGTCGTCGACGTTTGCGGAGTTCGATCGTGTCCTCGGTGGTGGTCTGGTGCCTGGCTCTGCTGTACTGCTGGGCGGCAACCCCGGTGCCGGCAAGTCGACGTTGTTGCTGCAGACGGCCTGCAAACTGGCGCAGCAGCGTCGTGTGCTGTATGTCACCGGTGAGGAATCGCTGTCACAGGTCGCCATGCGTGCCCACCGCCTGCAGTTGCCGACCCAGGGGCTCAAGATGCTGGCCGAGACCAGTGTCGAAACCATTCTTGCCGTCGCCGAGCGTGAGCGCCCGGAAATTCTGGTCATTGATTCCATCCAGACCATGCACCTGGAAGATATTTCCTCGGCGCCTGGTGGTGTGGCTCAGGTGCGCGAATCTGCGGCAGCGCTGACCCGCTTTGCCAAGCAGAGCAACACGGTGTTGCTGCTGGTGGGGCACGTCACCAAGGATGGCACTCTGGCCGGCCCCAAGGTGCTGGAACACATGATCGATGCGTCGCTGCTGCTTGAAGGGGGCGCGGACTCACGCTTTCGGACCCTACGCGGCCAGAAGAATCGCTTTGGGGCGGTCAACGAGTTGGGTGTGTTCGCCATGCTCGAACATGGCATGAAGGAAGTGAAGAACCCGAGCGCTATCTTTCTGTCGCGCCAGCAGGAGCAGGCTCCGGGCAGCCTGGTGATGGTGGTCTGGGAAGGGACTCGGCCGATTCTGGTCGAGGTCCAGGCGCTGCTCGATGAGTCGGCTCTGGGCAATCCGCGTCGCATCGCAGTAGGTCTGGATACCAACCGGCTGTCGATGCTGTTGGCGGTGCTGCACCGTCATGGTGGCCTGTTCACCGGGGATCAGGATGTGTTCCTCAACGTGGTGGGCGGCGTCAAGGTGCTGGAGACCAGTGCTGACCTCGCGGTGTTGCTGGCAGTGGTCTCCAGTCTTCAGGGACGACCGCTGGCGCGTGAGCTGGTGGTGTTCGGTGAGGTGGGGCTGTCCGGTGAGATCCGTCCGGTACCCAGTGGTCAGGAGCGGATCATCGAGGCGGCCAAGCATGGTTTCACACGTGCCATTGTGCCACGCGGCAATGTTCCCAAGACGACGCCCGCAGGCATGGATGTGGTGGCGGTGGACAAGCTGGCGGATGCACTGGACGCACTGTAG
- a CDS encoding copper resistance protein NlpE N-terminal domain-containing protein, with translation MQLRTLLAGSAMLALLAGCASGPSDTASTGEAMEASAVTYKGTLPCRNCDGIDLTVAMEGEEQSSATDRTFDLSAAYRNHPQNPPTETYSGNWEVLTGSADNPDATVYELTPSGEGQTYYFLRLDPQTLELIDPQRRRFQNNSMLQLTRQ, from the coding sequence ATGCAACTCAGGACATTGCTGGCTGGATCGGCCATGCTCGCCCTTTTGGCAGGCTGTGCGTCTGGCCCGAGCGATACGGCCAGCACTGGTGAGGCCATGGAAGCCAGTGCCGTGACCTACAAGGGAACACTGCCGTGCCGTAATTGTGACGGTATTGATTTGACCGTTGCCATGGAAGGCGAAGAGCAGAGCTCGGCTACGGATCGTACTTTCGACCTATCCGCAGCCTATCGTAACCATCCGCAGAACCCGCCGACCGAGACGTATAGCGGTAACTGGGAAGTGCTCACTGGTTCAGCGGACAACCCCGATGCGACGGTCTACGAGCTGACTCCGAGTGGAGAAGGTCAGACCTATTACTTCCTGCGCCTTGATCCGCAGACTCTGGAGCTGATCGATCCGCAGCGTCGTCGTTTCCAGAACAACAGCATGTTGCAACTGACTCGCCAGTAA
- a CDS encoding AEC family transporter produces the protein MIAKILATLLPVFLISGAGTLYGYFRRPDIRSLNTLNMELFVPLLVFAVLADGQAPLAEYGLLALSAAIIVLGSGLLVWPVVKWLKLEPGTFVPPMMFNNSGNMGVPLLVLAFGEQALPAAIVLFIVEMLLHFSLGVKMLSPHTPLWRLLRMPILLASFAGLVVNLSGIALPGWLLEALHMLGGVCIPLLLFALGVRMLDIDFGDWKTGLLGAVLCPLSGLVLAWPLVMIFELEGLKAASLWVFAALPPAVLNYLVAEQYRQQPQSVASLVLIGNLGSLIIMPVVLGLIFAHVMPSIG, from the coding sequence ATGATCGCCAAGATTCTCGCCACCCTGCTGCCGGTATTCCTGATTTCCGGTGCCGGTACCCTGTATGGCTATTTCCGTCGCCCGGATATTCGCAGTCTCAATACCCTGAACATGGAATTGTTCGTGCCGCTGCTGGTATTTGCGGTGCTGGCCGACGGTCAGGCGCCGTTGGCGGAATATGGTTTGTTGGCGTTGTCGGCAGCCATCATCGTGCTGGGTTCAGGGCTGCTGGTGTGGCCGGTGGTGAAGTGGCTCAAACTCGAGCCAGGAACTTTCGTGCCACCGATGATGTTCAACAATTCCGGCAACATGGGAGTTCCACTGCTGGTGCTTGCCTTCGGGGAGCAGGCGCTACCGGCGGCCATCGTGTTGTTCATTGTCGAGATGCTGCTGCATTTCTCGCTGGGCGTGAAGATGCTCAGCCCGCATACTCCGCTGTGGCGGCTGCTGCGGATGCCGATTCTGCTGGCCAGCTTTGCCGGGCTGGTGGTCAACCTCAGCGGTATCGCCTTGCCGGGTTGGTTGCTGGAGGCGTTGCACATGCTGGGTGGTGTCTGTATCCCACTGCTGCTGTTTGCGTTGGGCGTGCGGATGCTCGATATTGATTTCGGTGACTGGAAGACAGGATTGCTGGGTGCTGTGCTCTGCCCGTTGTCGGGGCTGGTGCTGGCATGGCCTCTGGTCATGATATTCGAGCTTGAGGGCCTCAAGGCAGCCTCACTCTGGGTATTTGCCGCCTTGCCTCCGGCGGTGCTCAATTACCTGGTCGCGGAGCAGTACCGCCAGCAACCACAATCGGTGGCGTCGCTGGTGCTGATCGGCAACCTGGGTAGTTTGATCATCATGCCGGTGGTATTGGGGCTGATTTTCGCGCATGTGATGCCATCCATCGGATAG